The following are from one region of the Etheostoma spectabile isolate EspeVRDwgs_2016 chromosome 17, UIUC_Espe_1.0, whole genome shotgun sequence genome:
- the LOC116705477 gene encoding abnormal long morphology protein 1, giving the protein MKDHYFTQNYNRYSDQEFRNQHTLYSNNDKRILTQEAVQRKQYMSIQQAFETQSLQPTEAKTQFEQNVHKTSLYNPDNASATTIANQVKDRKFVEVKAEQLMAEHIKAHTQAELAKAQHWAQMEQPKAESARLILAGQTGSDKVKAEEAKAELTEYQRVNQAKAENIKEDKRKEEQSREKQPECAREEQIKAAQSRVKVTEEPRNITEEVGARHLREEQGEWVKVKQAEAKRLKEEHMKTELAKAEQAKQDCLERAKHEHPSRVQINAERIEEEWVRADQNERDQMEVDQIRTEKVKSDQAEAEHTEAKQAKLEHTQEQQTKAEQENTDGAEGEKVKANHIQVEDINQEKAEDDSIQAGRVNAVQPVTQISKAKERKTELAQLEQTKVELAKAELTKTENMPDRSAKPAAKLIGTQQVENEPDKLEHVKTELAKAKAELAKIKEKMKGEQKEKVRNRVLTTEDGIKTDVPMKGNINKKEECKDQDQATQMHKQGEDSVVVSKQNSDQVSRGAEYERLREKYGFIDSNLPNRDKVLNDANETSALSLDKVETTNNEKSEGNSSPTSRVARDNTENKEGVGSFKPIELTESQYVYSESSKEFKLSDSNYFSINVDKRENSDTVSDKVKDDNVEMFDPLKQTGISHQRDSDLAKPPPLVRKPRSSEHSLGPGKDTPFTPPRALFHKERAQTKQEILTSKIKAHAEKEISAIKEKGFAVRDGFTSKTSNKQLAGNNIRQRPPSQEVSKKHESTMASNITLKHQMEPSGIQMEPGKFVPLPSSATIPVKSAATTSQFHSQKQLHKEPTKSNDNLPKPREAKQMESFIMSTDDGLVENQRKENQFGIESRTQSKEQALKNKPETKEADKGTILGKQKEGLKDNLVVNTDHLNKKKQDSPQATALVEAESSKAMPIEKTESKHEAVHEDSAPSLSLAFGQNETIVAKDKLQIMGILVTVRERKPSVDNGQRNNNPQEQMIVKEKECSNSELDECHPSSGLEVGKGNTSSKEVSMVKQNYEVVQNTHSTEKLTVKRTNLQQESSSINVRPQMITQLKEPLAEKGVPCTNKELSETNPLLYNQDRITKETKDNRNEIPEENSVKIIKKVEAKSNTEGKNPSHADENCIAKVVNTAISNTNDSNRAAAETLVKHDIQPLVKEDMTTGIYPSKSRDIDSKSTPVEEKRCDSTPSKPFNKIIPSNHLTENENAHVSPQHCYKETHIGENDQWDDDLHIGSIAIRVVPAVTEKDNLKMAGKHHVNITTVPSDVAAANEHKHDASSSLGKKVNTFNNEDRTKDLNPASREKQTENNLEDKCGVQCVLSNVKKLSKSQKLSNQQNSTNTTSANTQAENGKPEKVNKSGKSADESTIRPMVGDYFQVQGVTETNIKSHNHTNAGDTSNAVSKGREITALSSNKAVISNESCNEGKNQVFVLDQSKRKSSSVSVQDENMKKKNREPDDNLASKPSDVPTECRSNKNETEAGQAGHFRKHHTENQANLTAREVQSSRNSNPTQENTVKEKPEVKPKPKERVSTIPEISAIADYARLKVIVSEEEAIKIQEFHPNKKEGFFPLIQTRHSRRPMFTADQQDFSVKEKSLPNKTEVSSKVNKEPKPLVFPITEREHKRTGMFKLGDKERQEKMILDAKANEGVLDTGSKHAQQLKASNKSPPSHLKNQGSEEQVTGTDPQRVRQVEKSIHQPNNPLMQATTSSSAVNRPRSTSVSQHLKPLDNSNPHEKLVGQVSNKEESTTTLKKDEEIENALATIGEKRTEKMRQERLATRHEEIKTQRQSRAKQFEEEQASRIEEEKRAEEMRVRHMIEENRASVAEEERRAAQREEERRAREREAIAIKIKEKREKQREAERRAVEERAAQKEEEMKANQREEEKRMKEIMEKRRIQIEEARKAKLREEEEQIKENEEKRRVKQLEEERAAEEEMQRKAAEEEMQR; this is encoded by the coding sequence atgaaagaccATTATTTCACACAGAATTATAACAGATATAGTGATCAAGAATTCAGAAACCAACACACATTGTATTCTAATAATGATAAAAGAATACTCACGCAAGAAGCAGTTCAGAGAAAACAATACATGTCAATTCAACAGGCGTTTGAAACGCAAAGTCTACAGCCAACAGAAGCTAAAACACAGTTTGAACAGAATGTGCATAAAACATCATTATATAACCCTGACAATGCATCTGCCACCACAATAGCAAACCAGGTAAAAGACAGAAAGTTTGTTGAGGTCAAGGCTGAACAGCTTATGGCAGAGCATATAAAAGCACACACCCAAGCAGAGCTGGCAAAGGCTCAGCACTGGGCTCAAATGGAGCAGCCCAAAGCAGAGTCTGCTAGGTTAATTTTAGCAGGGCAGACTGGTTCAGACAAAGTCAAAGCAGAAGAGGCCAAAGCAGAATTAACAGAGTACCAGAGAGTAAACCaagcaaaagcagaaaatattaaagaggataagagaaaagaggaacagTCCAGAGAAAAACAACCAGAGTGTGCAAGAGAGGAACAAATAAAGGCAGCGCAATCTAGAGTAAAAGTAACAGAAGAGCCTAGAAATATAACAGAGGAAGTAGGGGCCAGGCACTTGAGAGAGGAGCAGGGTGAGTGGGTCAAAGTAAAACAAGCTGAAGCAAAGAGGCTAAAAGAAGAACACATGAAAACTGAACTGGCAAAGGCCGAGCAGGCCAAGCAGGATTGCTTGGAGCGAGCTAAACATGAACATCCCAGTAGAGTACAGATCAACGCAGAAAGAATTGAGGAAGAATGGGTTAGAGCAGATCAAAATGAAAGGGATCAAATGGAGGTGGACCAAATCCGAACAGAAAAGGTTAAATCCGATCAGGCTGAAGCAGAGCATACAGAAGCAAAACAAGCTAAACTAGAGCACACACAAGAGCAACAAACTAAAGCAGAACAAGAGAATACTGATGGAGCTGAAGGGGAAAAGGTCAAAGCAAACCACATTCAAGTTGAGGATATTAACCAAGAAAAAGCTGAGGACGATTCAATTCAAGCGGGTCGAGTAAATGCAGTGCAACCTGTAACACAGATAAGTAAAgccaaagagagaaagacagagctgGCACAGTTGGAACAAACCAAAGTGGAGCTAGCTAAAGCAGAACTGACAAAAACAGAGAACATGCCGGATAGGTCAGCTAAACCTGCAGCAAAATTAATAGGGACACAACAGGTAGAAAATGAGCCAGATAAACTTGAACATGTTAAGACAGAGTTAGCAAAAGCTAAAGCAGAATTGGCTAAAAtaaaggagaaaatgaaaggagAGCAAAAAGAGAAAGTCAGAAACAGAGTTCTTACAACTGAAGACGGGATTAAGACAGACGTTCCTATGAAGGGAAATATCAATAAAAAGGAAGAGTGCAAAGACCAAGACCAGGCAACACAAATGCATAAACAAGGGGAAGACTCAGTTGTTGTCAGCAAGCAGAATTCAGATCAAGTTAGTAGAGGGGCAGAGTATGAGCGACTTAGAGAGAAATATGGTTTTATTGATTCAAACTTACCAAACAGAGACAAAGTGTTAAATGATGCCAATGAAACATCAGCTTTATCTCTTGACAAAGTTGAGACAACAAATAATGAGAAATCTGAAGGTAATTCCAGTCCTACAAGCAGAGTTGCAAGAGACAATACAGAAAATAAGGAGGGAGTGGGCAGTTTTAAACCCATTGAGTTGACAGAGAGTCAGTATGTTTACAGTGAGTCATCCAAAGAATTCAAACTTTCTGATAGTAATTATTTTTCCATCAATGTAGATAAAAGAGAAAATAGTGACACTGTTTCTGATAAAGTTAAGGATGACAATGTTGAAATGTTTGACCCTCTGAAACAAACTGGTATTTCACATCAAAGAGACTCTGATTTGGCTAAACCACCCCCCCTTGTAAGAAAGCCCAGGTCATCTGAGCACAGTTTAGGTCCAGGTAAAGATACCCCTTTTACCCCTCCAAGAGCACTGTTCCATAAAGAGAGAGCTCAGACCAAGCAGGAGATTCTGACTTCCAAGATAAAAGCTCATgctgaaaaagagatttcagctATTAAAGAAAAGGGTTTTGCTGTACGAGACGGGTTTACATCCAAAACGTCTAACAAGCAATTAGCAGGTAATAATATACGACAGAGGCCACCCTCACAGGAAGTGTCTAAAAAGCATGAAAGCACAATGGccagtaacattacattaaagcACCAGATGGAGCCTTCAGGAATACAGATGGAACCAGGCAAGTTTGTTCCACTTCCCAGCTCTGCTACAATACCAGTTAAGTCTGCAGCAACCACCAGTCAGTTTCATTCCCAGAAACAACTTCACAAAGAACCAACGAAGAGCAATGACAATCTGCCAAAACCCAGAGAAGCAAAACAGATGGAAAGTTTTATCATGAGCACAGATGACGGATTGGTAGAAAATCAAAGGAAAGAGAATCAATTTGGAATTGAATCACGTACACAAAGTAAAGAGCAGGCACTCAAAAACAAGCCAGAAACAAAGGAAGCAGATAAAGGAACAATACTTGGAAAGCAGAAAGAGGGACTTAAAGACAACCTTGTCGTAAACACTGACCATctcaacaaaaagaaacaggaTTCTCCACAAGCTACAGCTCTGGTGGAAGCTGAAAGCTCCAAAGCTATGCCAATAGAGAAGACTGAGAGTAAACATGAAGCAGTTCATGAGGACTCAGCACCTTCACTGAGTCTTGCCTTTGGTCAGAATGAGACCATTGTGGCTAAGGACAAATTGCAGATCATGGGAATATTGGTAACTGTACGAGAAAGAAAGCCCTCTGTGGACAACGGTCAGAGGAATAACAACCCTCAAGAACAAATGATTGTAAAAGAGAAAGAGTGCAGTAATTCAGAGCTAGATGAATGTCATCCCAGCTCAGGTCTGGAAGTAGGTAAAGGAAATACATCTTCAAAGGAAGTTAGCATGGTAAAGCAAAATTATGAAGTTGTACAGAACACTCACTCTACTGAGAAATTGACTGTGAAAAGGACTAATCTACAACAGGAGAGTTCTTCTATAAATGTAAGACCGCAAATGATAACACAGCTCAAAGAACCATTGGCTGAAAAAGGTGTGCCTTGCACAAATAAAGAGTTGTCTGAAACAAATCCGCTTCTCTATAACCAAGACAGAATaacaaaggaaacaaaagaCAACAGGAATGAAATACCAGAAGAAAACTCAGTAAAAATCATAAAGAAAGTTGAAGCAAAGAGTAATACCGAAGGGAAAAATCCATCACATGCCGATGAGAACTGCATAGCCAAAGTGGTAAACACAGCAATTAGCAACACAAATGATTCAAACAGAGCTGCTGCTGAAACTCTGGTAAAACATGACATCCAGCCATTAGTGAAAGAAGATATGACAACAGGCATCTATCCATCCAAGAGCCGGGACATTGATAGTAAGAGTACACCAGTAGAAGAAAAGAGATGTGACTCAACACCATCAAAGCCATTCAACAAAATCATTCCATCTAACCATTTAACTGAGAATGAAAATGCTCATGTATCTCCACAACATTGTTATAAAGAGACACACATTGGAGAAAATGATCAATGGGATGATGATTTGCATATAGGCAGCATTGCCATCAGAGTTGTGCCAGCAGTAACTGAGAAGGACAACTTGAAAATGGCAGGAAAGCATCATGTCAACATCACCACTGTCCCGTCTGATGTAGCTGCAGCTAATGAACATAAACATGATGCATCATCTAGtcttggaaaaaaagtgaacacTTTTAACAATGAAGACAGAACCAAAGACCTCAATCCAGCAAGTAGAGAAAAGCAAACGGAGAACAATTTGGAAGACAAATGTGGAGTACAATGTGTTTTGTCCAATGTGAAAAAACTGTCCAAATCACAAAAACTCAGTAATCAACAGAACAGCACAAACACCACCAGTGCGAATACTCAAGCTGAAAATGgaaagcctgaaaaagtaaataaaagcgGGAAATCAGCGGACGAATCAACAATAAGACCAATGGTGGGAGACTACTTTCAAGTGCAAGGGGTCACAGAAACAAATATTAAATCACACAATCATACTAATGCTGGAGATACGTCAAATGCTGTTTCAAAGGGAAGGGAAATTACTGCATTATCATCAAACAAGGCAGTTATCAGCAATGAATCTTGCAATGAAGGAAAAAATCAAGTATTTGTCTTAGatcaaagtaaaagaaaatcaagtTCAGTAAGCGTTCAAGATGagaacatgaaaaagaaaaacagggaaCCAGATGATAACCTGGCTTCAAAACCGAGTGATGTTCCCACAGAGTGTCGGAGTAATAAAAATGAGACAGAGGCTGGTCAAGCTGGTCATTTCAGAAAACATCATACAGAGAACCAGGCCAATTTAACAGCAAGGGAAGTACAGAGCTCAAGAAATTCAAACCCAACACAGGAAAATACGGTTAAAGAAAAACCTGAAGTTAAACCCAAACCAAAAGAAAGAGTATCCACAATACCTGAGATATCAGCAATTGCAGACTATGCCAGGTTAAAGGTAATTGTTTCAGAAGAAGAGGCAATCAAAATTCAGGAATTCCACCCCAACAAAAAGGAGGGATTTTTTCCACTAATACAAACTCGTCATAGCAGACGTCCAATGTTCACTGCTGACCAACAAGACTTCTCTGTAAAAGAGAAAAGTTTGCCAAATAAGACAGAGGTCAGCTCCAAAGTGAACAAAGAGCCCAAACCCTTAGTATTTCCCATTACTGAGAGAGAACACAAGAGGACGGGGATGTTTAAACTgggagacaaagaaagacaagagaAAATGATTTTAGATGCCAAAGCCAATGAAGGTGTATTAGACACTGGGTCAAAACATGCACAACAGCTCAAAGCAAGTAACAAGTCACCACCAAGTCATCTTAAGAACCAGGGAAGTGAAGAACAAGTGACTGGAACTGATCCCCAAAGAGTTCGACAAGTAGAAAAAAGTATTCATCAGCCAAACAATCCTCTTATGCAAGCAACAACCTCATCTTCAGCAGTCAACAGGCCAAGAAGCACTTCTGTGTCACAACACCTAAAGCCACTTGATAACTCCAATCCACATGAAAAACTTGTGGGACAAGTGTCCAATAAAGAGGAAAGCACCACAACTCTAAAAAAAGATGAGGAGATTGAAAATGCACTGGCTACGATTGGGGaaaagagaacagaaaaaatgagGCAAGAAAGGCTTGCAACCCGGCATGAAGAAATCAAAACACAACGTCAAAGTAGAGCAAAACAGTTTGAGGAAGAACAAGCTTCTAGGatagaagaggagaaaagagctGAAGAGATGAGAGTAAGACATATGATAGAGGAGAATAGAGCTTCTGTTGctgaagaagagaggagagctgctcagagagaagaggagaggagagcaagAGAGCGGGAGGCCATTGCTATTAAGATCAAGGAGAAGcgggaaaaacagagagaagcagAAAGAAGGGCAGTGGAAGAAAGAGCTGCTCaaaaagaagaggagatgaaagcaaatcaaagagaagaagaaaagagaatgaAAGAAATTATGGAGAAGAGGAGAATACAAATTGAGGAGGCGCGTAAAGCAAAActgagagaggaagaagagcagATAAAAGAGaatgaggagaagaggagggtgAAACAGCTAGAGGAGGAGAGAGCTGCTGAAGAGGAGATGCAGAGGAAAGCTGCTGAAGAGGAGATGCAGAGG
- the c17h10orf71 gene encoding cardiac-enriched FHL2-interacting protein, translating into MRTQRAVEKDKTIIKQREEQQAKEERTRILEESHAALKEEEKRVAREWMLAQRDDEIRAKTRGEEKLAAHREKERATQIEEQKRAAQRMDALQYYAISSTESERKPRERQPCSPLPSQQRHNPSGLGSPEDSGAHTRPYRPHAPASPAPSLPHSNTPSPALGVKPSMFRVKDNTIRGSSFKSVKPRLHKNFGEDFRVGSPMERRSERREEEQEIMRHSAGTPVYPDTGLNRLAAIKESSTFQPAYSSHDYSALLPQHRPYSRRSIALDEDDSRSLISNMSEDVESFATSAADLADIRGLYDGERPESACSFSSDVSRSLGKPPTVPPKSEKALRRAKRLTTRRINKELSKAAADSPDGVEKSLQEASNITSSSSNEVRSSSRHAMASSHFSSPVSLAHAPTLGSSLLSSHTEHKSSLSFSHASPHATGPISIPVASPHAAAPVSLPVATPNATGPASHTTAPKTIAHVSSSPTLHNANHPAPVTQYHVESSYPQPYPLTQRKVLQDLGSGQYFVVDVPVQVKKKTFFDPETGKYVQLNVRESGHSTSRTQPQQTYPQLQLQPQMQVKFQQPPQASPAGKPFVLYQANQSYAQDYQPLPINSVPRNRSSAPVTLHQDQQPVRESPNYGYPAPEMGQNSEGHRYSPEKTPYMDTVNAPYEASPEAETNSQLAGSSVCENDNSAHSQCQPRDIITMSELEDFMEVSDW; encoded by the exons ATGAGAACTCAGAGAGCtgttgaaaaagacaaaacaattataaaacaaagagaagaacAGCAAGCCAAAGAGGAGAGAACCAGAATCCTTGAGGAGAGCCATGCAGCActgaaagaagaggaaaagagagtaGCACGAGAATGGATGCTAGCTCAAAGAGACGACGAGATCAGGGCTAAAaccagaggagaggaaaagttAGCAGCtcacagagaaaaggagagagccACTCAGATAGAGGAGCAAAAAAGAGCAGCGCAGAGGATGGATGCTCTCCAGTACTATGCCATCAGCTCAACAGAATCAGAAAGAAAACCCAGAGAAAGACAACCATGCTCCCCTTTACCATCCCAACAAAGGCACAATCCATCAGGCCTTGGATCACCTGAGGACTCTGGAGCCCATACTAGGCCTTATAGGCCACATGCCCCTGCTTCTCCAGCTCCATCTCTGCCCCACTCCAACACCCCCTCTCCTGCTCTGGGAGTCAAGCCCTCAATGTTCAGGGTGAAGGATAACACCATCAGAGGTTCCTCTTTCAAGTCGGTCAAACCACGCCTCCATAAGAACTTTGGAGAGGATTTCCGAGTGGGTTCGCCGATGGAGAGGAGgtcagagagaagagaggaagagcaaGAAATAATGAGACACAGTGCTGGAACTCCTGTCTATCCGGACACAGGGTTAAACAGACTTGCTGCTATCAAAGAATCCTCCACTTTTCAGCCAGCATATTCATCACATGATTACTCAGCCCTTCTCCCACAACACAGGCCTTACTCCAGGAGGAGCATCGCTCTGGATGAAGATGACTCCCGATCACTCATCAGCAACATGTCAGAGGATGTGGAGAGTTTTGCCACCAGTGCAGCAGACCTGGCAGACATACGAGGCCTCTATGATGGAGAGAGGCCGGAATCAGCCTGTAGCTTTAGCAGTGATGTCTCCCGTTCTTTGGGCAAGCCTCCAACTGTTCCCCCAAAGAGTGAGAAAGCCTTGCGCAGAGCCAAAAGGTTGACTACTCGGAGAATCAATAAGGAGTTGTCCAAAGCTGCAGCAGACAGCCCTGATGGAGTTGAGAAATCTCTTCAAGAAGCATCAAATAttacttcctcctcctccaatgAGGTACGCTCCTCCAGCCGCCACGCTATGGCTTCCTCCCATTTTTCCTCACCTGTCTCCCTCGCTCATGCGCCAACATTGGGGTCTAGCTTGCTTTCTTCCCACACAGAGCACAAATCTTCTCTCAGCTTCTCCCATGCTTCCCCTCATGCCACTGGTCCTATCTCCATCCCAGTTGCTTCACCTCATGCTGCTGCCCCTGTTTCCCTCCCTGTTGCCACGCCTAATGCTACTGGCCCTGCTTCCCACACTACTGCTCCTAAGACAATTGCTCATGTTTCCTCTTCTCCTACTCTCCATAATGCCAACCACCCAGCTCCAGTGACACAGTACCATGTCGAGTCAAGCTATCCCCAGCCTTACCCACTAACCCAACGTAAGGTGTTACAAGACCTCGGCTCTGGTCAGTATTTTGTGGTGGATGTGCCTGTTCAAGTGAAAAAGAAGACTTTCTTTGACCCAGAGACGGGAAAGTATGTCCAGCTGAATGTTCGCGAGTCGGGCCACAGCACCTCCAGAACCCAGCCCCAGCAGACGTACCCACAACTTCAGCTCCAACCCCAAATGCAGGTCAAATTTCAACAACCGCCCCAGGCCTCTCCAGCTGGCAAGCCTTTTGTGCTTTATCAGGCCAACCAAAGTTATGCCCAAGACTACCAACCTCTGCCTATCAACTCTGTGCCCCGCAACAGGTCATCAGCCCCTGTGACTCTCCACCAGGACCAACAGCCTGTCCGGGAGAGCCCCAACTATGGTTATCCAGCCCCTGAAATGGGACAGAACTCTGAAGGGCATCGCTACAGCCCAGAAAAGACTCCATACATGGACACAGTTA ATGCCCCATATGAGGCATCCCCAGAGGCTGAAACAAACAGCCAGCTTGCAGGAAGCTCAGTATGTGAAAATGATAACTCAGCCCACTCACAATGTCAGCCCCGTGATATAATAACTATGAGTGAACTGGAGGACTTTATGGAGGTGTCTGACTGGTGA